A stretch of the Zeugodacus cucurbitae isolate PBARC_wt_2022May chromosome 6, idZeuCucr1.2, whole genome shotgun sequence genome encodes the following:
- the LOC105209393 gene encoding odorant receptor 85a-like gives MQRLSELLYERVESDCETNKPFKLLFYFWTWIGIKSKPRGFLSTLHMVCVWIMFFFTPFLATVGFIRKWKVSTVTECLSTLQAFINAIAASAKAFAVLMYFKRIKNVEPIMKDLDERYKKPHERQQISDCVASCTRLYASIWFIYYLYGNMSILTAIVLHKQPFGGWYPFLDVIPNPTVHFYSCFIFETCYMYLLLTAQYLNDLFPTLYMRTIRTHIQLLRERVSQVGADPDMSDEEKHQQLIDCIDIHQQILKVVNIVGSICSPTIFIQFSVVAIVHCICMVNIFIFADNLNLMITIIYYITVGMEILPTCYEASTLEMESSKLPVSIFHSNWLALDMRGRKLIIFFIRRAQVDVSFVAMQMFKINLQTYLVIAKFSFTLYTFVNEMGFGQNIKDLME, from the exons ATGCAAAGACTCAGCGAATTATTATACGAACGTGTCGAAAGTGATTGTGAGACAAATAAACCGTTCAAGctgttattttatttctggACTTGGATTGGTATTAAGTCGAAACCACGTGGCTTTTTGTCCACACTGCACATGGTTTGCGTTTGGATTATGTTCTTTTTTACACCATTCTTAGCCACTGTTGGTTTCATACGTAAATGGAAGGTATCAACTGTAACTGAGTGCCTATCAACATTACAGGCGTTTATCAATGCTATTGCCGCCTCTGCAAAGGCATTTGCAGTCTTAATGTACTTTAAGCGCATAAAAAATGTCGAACCGATTATGAAAGATTTGGATGAACGCTATAAGAAACCACACGAGCGTCAGCAAATAAGCGACTGTGTTGCATCTTGTACGCGTTTATATGCGAGCATATGGTTCATCTATTACTTATATGGCAATATGAGTATTTTAACAGCGATTGTATTACATAAGCAACCATTTGGCGGTTGGTATCCATTTCTAGACGTGATTCCCAATCCTACCGTACATTTCTATTCGTGCTTCATATTCGAAACGtgctatatgtatttattattgacGGCACAATACTTGAACGATTTATTCCCAACTTTATATATGCGAACTATACGCACGCACATTCAACTGTTGAGAGAACGTGTCAGTCAAGTAGGCGCCGATCCCGACATGAGCGATGAGGAGAAACACCAGCAATTGATCGACTGTATTGATATACATCAACAAATATTAAA GGTTGTGAACATTGTCGGCTCCATTTGTTCGCcaactatttttatacaattctctGTTGTTGCCATTGTACATTGCATCTGTAtggttaatattttcattttcgccGATAATCTCAATTTGATGATAacgataatatattatattacggTAGGAATGGAAATCTTACCCACCTGCTATGAGGCATCGACGCTCGAGATGGAGAGCTCTAAATTGCCCGTTTCAATATTTCACAGCAATTGGCTGGCTTTGGACATGCGTGGACGAAAATTAATCATCTTCTTTATACGTCGCGCACAGGTGGACGTGTCCTTCGTCGCAATGCAAATGTTCAAAATcaatttacaaacatatttggTG ATTGCCAAATTCTCATTCACTTTGTATACATTTGTGAATGAAATGGGCTTCGGCCAGAATATaaaggacttaatggagtaa
- the LOC105209258 gene encoding uncharacterized protein LOC105209258: MNMRRCQSALLHLSLLLSVLALDCALAASIYTLDDTAPLKPTEEPTKFVVITEDVIPDVANTTQKVIRVNPLDLPALSEDSSGSTDSSLYKIQSLLPANRNYVNSNRMRGKKTRPKDVKAAVETNTADSPIIRHITEPKFRKPSRNQKKNLHFLYNQEALDGHKVSKTMNVRVAPGAYPVYYAVSKTNGRFGKYPLKSFRTPTEFLKYLAKSKVTALEQTQRLES; encoded by the exons ATGAACATGAGACGCTGTCAAAGCGCTTTGCTG CACCTGTCGCTGTTACTCAGCGTTTTGGCGCTAGACTGCGCACTAGCCGCCTCCATTTACACCTTGGACGACACAGCACCCCTCAAGCCCACCGAAGAGCCCACCAAGTTTGTGGTCATCACTGAAGATGTGATACCTGATGTCGCAAATACAACACAGAAAGTCATACGCGTTAATCCACTCGATTTGCCAGCGCTATCCGAGGATTCCAGCGGCAGCACGGACTCATCTCTATATAAAATACAGAGCTTACTGCCCGCCAATCGCAACTACGTGAACTCAAATCGCATGCGCGGCAAGAAGACACGTCCCAAGGACGTCAAGGCCGCTGTCGAGACCAACACTGCGGATTCGCCGATCATACGTCATATTACCGAACCGAAATTTCGTAAACCGAGTCGCAATCAAAAGAAGAACCTGCATTTCCTCTACAATCAGGAGGCTTTAGATGGTCATAAAGTGAGCAAAACTATGAATGTGCGTGTGGCGCCTGGCGCTTATCCGGTTTACTATGCGGTTTCGAAAACCAATGGACGCTTTGGTAAATATCCTCTTAAGAGTTTTCGCACGCCAAcggaatttctaaaatatttggccAAAAGTAAGGTGACAGCGTTGGAGCAGACGCAGCGCTTGGAGAGTTGA